One stretch of Micromonospora echinospora DNA includes these proteins:
- a CDS encoding DUF1232 domain-containing protein translates to MSRESWVLVVLAAVVAAAMLAGAVVLAVRLVRTRRMLGALGAGGKVAFYGALIYTIMPVDLLPDPIYLDDMGVLAGALFYLGRLAVKHRAAQRATGESPAPALPPGAAPRR, encoded by the coding sequence GTGTCCCGCGAATCCTGGGTGCTCGTCGTACTCGCCGCCGTCGTCGCGGCGGCCATGTTGGCCGGGGCGGTCGTGCTCGCCGTCCGGCTGGTCCGCACCCGCCGCATGCTCGGCGCGCTCGGCGCCGGTGGCAAGGTCGCGTTCTACGGCGCGCTGATCTACACGATCATGCCGGTGGACCTGCTGCCCGACCCGATCTACCTGGACGACATGGGCGTGCTGGCCGGCGCGCTGTTCTACCTGGGCCGGCTGGCCGTCAAGCACCGCGCCGCGCAGCGGGCCACCGGGGAGTCCCCGGCCCCGGCGTTGCCGCCCGGCGCGGCACCCCGTCGATGA
- a CDS encoding C39 family peptidase codes for MNPIIRKCVLSVAGLAAAGGAVAGPAAAHAAPVKGKGDRTADYEYQAQPNFFYCGPASARIALSAEGKDVSQDELAVKLGTTQNGTDSAIDITRVLNEYTGGKYRTTEIRDDVATPEQVARLRADIRAAVDDDRPVVANILGGARDVDGVEHSYPGHYLTVVRYEGDVDTVLIADPARPDAPTYWMDVTELANWIAGRGYSS; via the coding sequence ATGAACCCGATCATCCGCAAGTGCGTGCTCTCCGTCGCCGGCCTCGCCGCTGCCGGCGGGGCTGTGGCCGGTCCGGCCGCCGCCCACGCGGCCCCGGTCAAGGGCAAGGGTGACCGCACCGCCGATTACGAGTACCAGGCCCAGCCGAACTTCTTCTACTGTGGCCCCGCCTCGGCCCGCATCGCGCTCTCGGCCGAGGGCAAGGACGTGAGCCAGGACGAGCTGGCCGTGAAGCTGGGCACCACCCAGAACGGCACCGACTCCGCCATCGACATCACCCGGGTCCTCAACGAGTACACCGGAGGCAAGTACCGGACCACCGAGATCCGCGACGACGTGGCCACGCCGGAGCAGGTCGCACGCCTACGCGCGGACATCCGGGCCGCAGTGGACGACGACCGGCCGGTGGTAGCGAACATCCTGGGCGGCGCCCGGGACGTCGACGGCGTGGAGCACAGCTACCCCGGCCACTACCTGACAGTGGTGCGGTACGAGGGCGACGTCGACACCGTCCTCATCGCCGACCCGGCCCGGCCGGACGCGCCGACGTACTGGATGGACGTGACCGAGCTGGCCAACTGGATCGCCGGACGCGGCTACAGCTCCTGA
- a CDS encoding Lrp/AsnC family transcriptional regulator translates to MMDDVDRTLLAALQHDATQSYAALAGQVRLSTGAVHERVRKLREQGVVRRTTVDVEPAAVGRGVLAFVLVEANAWMGDHPTRDALAALPEVMEAHVIAGPASLLVKIRVGTPEQLQASLRRLFQVEGVTGTQTVVVLESFFERPLDPYP, encoded by the coding sequence GTGATGGATGACGTCGATCGGACGCTGCTGGCGGCGCTGCAACACGACGCCACCCAGTCGTACGCGGCGCTGGCCGGGCAGGTCAGGCTCTCCACGGGGGCGGTCCACGAGCGGGTGCGCAAGCTGCGCGAGCAGGGTGTGGTTCGCCGGACCACGGTGGACGTCGAGCCGGCCGCAGTCGGCCGGGGTGTGCTCGCCTTCGTGCTGGTGGAGGCGAACGCCTGGATGGGTGACCACCCCACCCGAGACGCGCTCGCGGCGCTGCCCGAGGTGATGGAGGCGCACGTCATCGCCGGCCCCGCCTCGCTGCTCGTGAAGATCCGCGTAGGCACCCCGGAGCAGCTCCAGGCCAGCCTGCGCCGGCTATTCCAGGTGGAGGGCGTGACCGGGACGCAGACCGTGGTGGTGCTGGAGAGCTTCTTCGAGCGCCCACTCGACCCGTACCCGTAG
- a CDS encoding pyridoxamine 5'-phosphate oxidase family protein, which translates to MAGRHRLDPHDGRVARFFADRHLATLTTLRADGTPHVVPVGVTFDPEAGVARVITSAGSAKARHVAAAGPDGTPVAVCQVDGRWWLTVEGRAVLRRDPDSVAEAERWYAGRYRTPRPNPERVVIEIAVTRLLGSLPD; encoded by the coding sequence ATGGCGGGACGGCACCGGTTGGACCCGCACGACGGGCGGGTGGCCCGTTTCTTCGCGGACCGGCATCTCGCCACGCTGACCACCCTGCGCGCCGACGGCACACCGCACGTCGTACCGGTGGGGGTGACCTTCGACCCGGAGGCCGGAGTGGCCCGGGTGATCACCTCCGCGGGGTCCGCCAAGGCCCGGCACGTCGCGGCGGCCGGGCCGGACGGCACTCCGGTGGCCGTGTGCCAGGTCGACGGCCGCTGGTGGCTGACCGTGGAGGGCCGGGCCGTGCTGCGCCGGGACCCGGATTCGGTGGCCGAGGCCGAGCGGTGGTACGCCGGGCGCTATCGCACGCCGCGTCCGAATCCGGAGCGGGTGGTCATCGAGATCGCGGTCACCCGGCTTCTGGGTAGCCTGCCCGACTGA